The following nucleotide sequence is from Triticum dicoccoides isolate Atlit2015 ecotype Zavitan chromosome 7B, WEW_v2.0, whole genome shotgun sequence.
GGAGCACCCGCGGCTGCGGGAGACGCCAGCCTAGCGCGCCTCTGGCAGCACGGCCGTCCGGCGGCGGTGGAGCGTATTCCGGGAGCGCCTGAAGGAGTCGATGCGCTGCTGCTTCAGCTGGTGGTGGAACTTGTTGATGAACTCGTCCGCGCGCGCGTCCACCTCGCTgccggcctcctggatctcctcctCCGACGCCGGTTCCTCCACTTTGACCACCAGGGGGCGGCGGCGCTCCGCGTCCGTCGTCGTCGCCAGCCTGCGCACCTCCACCACCTCGGTGTCCTTCTTGGCCACGACGTGCGCGAACGCCGACTTGCGCagcctcgccggccgccgcggcaGCTCGGCCTCCACTGCCGCCTCAGACATGCTCCTCTCCATGTGCGCGTGCTCGCGCTCACCCGGATTCTCCGGCTCCATCTCGAGCGGCGGCGGCTGATTGTCGGGCTGCCCCAGATCCAGTACTCCGGTCGCCGGGGCCTC
It contains:
- the LOC119340923 gene encoding pathogen-associated molecular patterns-induced protein A70-like, with the protein product MLEAAAIPELWSTVHGWFTPWVLFLMLNLVVFTIVVTSMATAPAKGGEGAAPGADCERRNLAGRPSMELDRHRSPNLPRFTAPAPEAPATGVLDLGQPDNQPPPLEMEPENPGEREHAHMERSMSEAAVEAELPRRPARLRKSAFAHVVAKKDTEVVEVRRLATTTDAERRRPLVVKVEEPASEEEIQEAGSEVDARADEFINKFHHQLKQQRIDSFRRSRNTLHRRRTAVLPEAR